The Lycium barbarum isolate Lr01 chromosome 9, ASM1917538v2, whole genome shotgun sequence genome has a segment encoding these proteins:
- the LOC132609664 gene encoding protein ENHANCED DISEASE RESISTANCE 2-like: protein MSKVVVHEGWMVRYGRRKIGKSFLHMRYFVLETRLLAYFKTKPQGNATPIKTLQIDGNFRVEDRGLKTHHGQMVYVLSVYNMKEKYDQITMAAFNIQEALIWKEKIESVIDQHQEAQGGNRNKYNDFKSGTESTGRTASDQESPFSAAEDEDDSQPNMMRGSTIGTVIGPPESVVDWTKESESDLANPKYRRLLYCQNGLRIFEELLNVDLLPKGCSRAMKAVGVVEATCEEIFELVMSMDATRFEWDCSFQYGSLVEEVDGHTAILYHRLQLDWFPRFIWPRDLCYVRYWRRNDDGSYVVLFRSREHKNCGPLAGYVRAHIESGGFNISPLKPRNGRPRTQVQQLMQIDLKGWGVGFVPSFQQHCLFQMLNSVAGLREYFSQTDERAAAPRIPVMVNMTSPSISSKKSQKQSHHRTPSLDQIRAANRNAASMMDEYSDEDEDFQGTDQEVSSPGLEHETIKTALEEEPLEHIDLSTFSGNLRHDDSDNGRDCWTISDGNNFRVRGKNFCSDKTKVSAGKPLMDLVAVDWFKDTKRMDHVGRRPGCAAQVASEKGLFTLVINLQVPGSTHYSMIFYFVMKKLIPGSLLQRFVDGDDEFRNSRMKLIPSVPKGSWIVRQSVGSSPCLLGKAVDCNYIRGPKYLEIDVDVGSSTVANGVMGLVIGVITSLVVDMAFVVQGNTPDELPEPLIGAARICHIELSSAVVPKLEPDASTE, encoded by the exons ATGTCGAAGGTGGTGGTGCATGAGGGATGGATGGTGAGGTACGGGAGGAGGAAGATAGGGAAATCGTTCCTTCATATGCGTTATTTTGTTCTCGAGACTCGTTTGTTGGCCTACTTCAAGACGAAGCCTCAGGGCAATGCT ACTCCAATCAAGACACTTCAAATTGATGGTAATTTTCGGGTGGAGGACCGAGGCTTGAAGACACATCATGGACAA ATGGTTTACGTCTTATCGGTTTACAACATGAAAGAGAAGTATGATCAAATCACG ATGGCAGCTTTCAACATTCAGGAGGCACTAATTTGGAAAGAAAAAATCGAATCCGTGATTGACCAG CATCAAGAAGCACAAGGTGGTAATCGTAACAAATACAACGATTTCAAATCTGGGACGGAGAGCACTGGGAGGACTGCTTCAGATCAGGAAAGTCC GTTTAGTGCtgctgaagatgaagatgattcTCAACCGAACATGATGCGGGGATCCACAATTGGAACTG TGATAGGTCCTCCCGAGTCGGTGGTCGACTGGACAAAGGAATCAGAGTCGGATTTGGCAAACCCGAAGTATAGGCGCTTGCTTTACTGCCAAAACG GCCTTCGCATTTTTGAGGAGCTTCTCAATGTTGATTTACTA CCAAAGGGTTGTAGTAGAGCTATGAAGGCAGTTGGCGTCGTGGAGGCTACTTGTGAAGAAATATTTGAGCTTGTGATGAGCATGGATGCAACACGTTTTGA GTGGGATTGTAGCTTCCAGTATGGTAGTTTGGTTGAGGAGGTAGATGGACACACAGCAATACTCTATCACAGACTTCAACTCGACTGGTTTCCGAG GTTTATTTGGCCTCGTGATCTTTGTTATGTGCGATATTGGCGTCGAAATGATGATGGCAGTTACG TTGTGTTATTTCGTTCTAGGGAGCATAAGAATTGTGGTCCGCTAGCTGGATATGTTCGAGCACATATTGAGA GCGGTGGATTCAATATTTCACCCCTCAAACCGCGTAATGGGAGGCCAAGAACTCAAGTGCAGCAACTTATGCAGATAGATTTGAAAGGGTGGGGTGTGGGCTTCGTGCCGTCATTTCAGCAACATTGTCTGTTTCAGATGTTAAACAGCGTTGCAG GACTTCGCGAATACTTTTCTCAAACCGATGAGAGGGCAGCTGCTCCAAGAATTCCAGTTATGGTTAATATGACCTCACCGTCCATCTCTTCTAAGAAGAGCCAAAAACAGTCTCATCATCGTACTCCATCTTTAGACCAAATACGTGCTGCAAATAGAAATGCAGCATCAATGATGGACGAGTACTCTGACGAGGATGAAGATTTTCAAGGCACTGATCAAGAG GTATCATCACCCGGCCTTGAACACGAAACAATTAAAACTG CCCTTGAAGAAGAACCTCTGGAGCATATTGATTTGTCCACTTTTTCGGGTAATCTCCGACATGATGACAGTGATAATGGCCGTGACTGCTGGACAATATCTGATGGAAATAACTTCAGAGTTCGTGGAAAGAATTTTTGCAGTGACAAAACAAAG GTTTCAGCTGGTAAACCTCTCATGGATCTTGTCGCGGTCGACTGGTTCAAGGATACTAAACGAATGGATCATGTCGGTAGGCGCCCTGGTTGTGCGGCACAG GTTGCTTCAGAAAAAGGACTATTTACTTTGGTTATAAATTTGCAA GTACCTGGATCGACACACTACAGCATGATTTTCTATTTTGTCATGAAAAAGTTGATACCTGGTTCGCTCTTGCAACGGTTTGTTGATGGAGATGATGAGTTCCGGAATAGTAGAATGAAGCTAATCCCGTCCGTGCCAAAG GGTTCGTGGATTGTGCGTCAGAGTGTTGGAAGTTCCCCCTGTTTACTAGGAAAGGCAGTCGATTGCAACTATATCCGCGGTCCCAAGTATTTGGAG
- the LOC132609665 gene encoding uncharacterized protein LOC132609665 isoform X2, with product MPPKKATAAQKKKAVVGETSRARKGTRTLAQIMRDIAPRPTDSATSSSSEESGAPAAAIRDQGTASPLTPEAPAPEPPAPQPGAEDRTLREAVQLLTTLVAGQVRRRGQRDYDDDDRRDSLRVRDFLTCRPPEFFGSKPEEDPHDFIRGVRRSLDLVRASETESVELASHRLRDVAANWYESWELSRGERASPATWDEFVTAFLRHFLPPELRRARVDKFLQLRQNGRSVREYNLEFDSLARYAPAIVADMADRMHRYVIGLDRYLIDGCMAMASQTDMDIARLQAHAQGMEDRYRADYAGRDQSGRDRDRRPPKRARSAGYFGEFRGGQPQQQHNSYPSQPAQSEPPRFTGRRFDSTGYSEAGQSSMTSGFQMHRDSGQARPSIPQCPRCGRRHLGECRRITGACFSCGRQGHTMRECRFGGGAGGAAQPTGSVAGSSSSVAMRPMGQGIPIPAGRGRGRGGASSSGGPSNRLYALASRQDQEASPNVVTGTDARFGDPPA from the exons atgcctccgaaaaaggcaacggctgcccagaagaaaaaggcggtggtaggagagactagccgggctcgaaagggtactcggacccttgctcagataaTGCGTGATATTGCGCCCCGGCCAACAGACTCTGCTACGtcatcatcatcagaggagtctggagcaccaGCCGCTGCCATTAGGGATCAAGGGACGGCTTCACCATTGACTCCAGaagctccagcgcccgagcctccagctcctcagccaggggcggaggataggacattgagggaggctgtacagttattgactactttggtagcgggacaggttcgcagacgcgggcagagagattatgatgatgatgacaggcgtgatagcctgagggttcgtgattttctgacatgccgtcccccagagtttttcgggtctaagcccgaggaggacccccacgacttcattcggggagTGCGGCGCTCAttggatttggtcagggcttcagagaccgagtccgttgagttagcctcgcacagattacgagatgttgctgccaattggtatgagtcttgggagctgtccagaggtgagagggcttccccagctacttgggatgagtttgtgactgcttttctccgccactttctgcccccggagttacggcgggcacgggttgaTAAATTTTTACAGTTGCGGCAGAACggccggagtgttcgcgagtataacctggagtttgattctttggctcgatatgcccctgctatagtagcggatatggctgaccgtatgcaccggtatgtgataggattggaccgctacttgattgacgGTTGCATGGCGATGGCgtcacagacagatatggatatcgcccggttacaggcccatgcccagggtatggaggaccgatacAGGGCCGATTATGCTGGTAGggatcagtcgggcagagatcgtgataggagaccgcccaagcgggccaggtcagctgggtattttGGTGAGTTTCGGGGCGGGCAACCCCAACAGCAGCATAATAGCTACCCTTCTCAGCCGGCACAGAGTGAACCTCCACGAttcactggtaggaggtttgatagcacagggtattcggaagctggtcaaagctccatgacttcaggtttccagatgcacagggattcaggccaggcgaggccatctataccacagtgccctcgatgtggcaggcgccatcTGGGGGAATGCCGccgcattactggtgcttgtttctcttgcggacgtcaaggccatactatgagggagtgtcgatttgggggtggtgcaggtggtgcagctcagcctacgggatcagttgctggttcttcttcttcagttgccaTGCGTCCTATGGGACAAGGTATTCCgataccagcaggccgtggcagaggccgtggaggggcttccagttctggcggtccttcaaaccgcttatatgctttagctagcagacaggatcaggaggcgtcgccaaatgtggtcacag gtacagacgctcgtttcggagatccgccagcttag
- the LOC132609665 gene encoding uncharacterized protein LOC132609665 isoform X1: MPPKKATAAQKKKAVVGETSRARKGTRTLAQIMRDIAPRPTDSATSSSSEESGAPAAAIRDQGTASPLTPEAPAPEPPAPQPGAEDRTLREAVQLLTTLVAGQVRRRGQRDYDDDDRRDSLRVRDFLTCRPPEFFGSKPEEDPHDFIRGVRRSLDLVRASETESVELASHRLRDVAANWYESWELSRGERASPATWDEFVTAFLRHFLPPELRRARVDKFLQLRQNGRSVREYNLEFDSLARYAPAIVADMADRMHRYVIGLDRYLIDGCMAMASQTDMDIARLQAHAQGMEDRYRADYAGRDQSGRDRDRRPPKRARSAGYFGEFRGGQPQQQHNSYPSQPAQSEPPRFTGRRFDSTGYSEAGQSSMTSGFQMHRDSGQARPSIPQCPRCGRRHLGECRRITGACFSCGRQGHTMRECRFGGGAGGAAQPTGSVAGSSSSVAMRPMGQGIPIPAGRGRGRGGASSSGGPSNRLYALASRQDQEASPNVVTGILSIFSRDVYALIDPGSTLSYIHPLL; encoded by the coding sequence atgcctccgaaaaaggcaacggctgcccagaagaaaaaggcggtggtaggagagactagccgggctcgaaagggtactcggacccttgctcagataaTGCGTGATATTGCGCCCCGGCCAACAGACTCTGCTACGtcatcatcatcagaggagtctggagcaccaGCCGCTGCCATTAGGGATCAAGGGACGGCTTCACCATTGACTCCAGaagctccagcgcccgagcctccagctcctcagccaggggcggaggataggacattgagggaggctgtacagttattgactactttggtagcgggacaggttcgcagacgcgggcagagagattatgatgatgatgacaggcgtgatagcctgagggttcgtgattttctgacatgccgtcccccagagtttttcgggtctaagcccgaggaggacccccacgacttcattcggggagTGCGGCGCTCAttggatttggtcagggcttcagagaccgagtccgttgagttagcctcgcacagattacgagatgttgctgccaattggtatgagtcttgggagctgtccagaggtgagagggcttccccagctacttgggatgagtttgtgactgcttttctccgccactttctgcccccggagttacggcgggcacgggttgaTAAATTTTTACAGTTGCGGCAGAACggccggagtgttcgcgagtataacctggagtttgattctttggctcgatatgcccctgctatagtagcggatatggctgaccgtatgcaccggtatgtgataggattggaccgctacttgattgacgGTTGCATGGCGATGGCgtcacagacagatatggatatcgcccggttacaggcccatgcccagggtatggaggaccgatacAGGGCCGATTATGCTGGTAGggatcagtcgggcagagatcgtgataggagaccgcccaagcgggccaggtcagctgggtattttGGTGAGTTTCGGGGCGGGCAACCCCAACAGCAGCATAATAGCTACCCTTCTCAGCCGGCACAGAGTGAACCTCCACGAttcactggtaggaggtttgatagcacagggtattcggaagctggtcaaagctccatgacttcaggtttccagatgcacagggattcaggccaggcgaggccatctataccacagtgccctcgatgtggcaggcgccatcTGGGGGAATGCCGccgcattactggtgcttgtttctcttgcggacgtcaaggccatactatgagggagtgtcgatttgggggtggtgcaggtggtgcagctcagcctacgggatcagttgctggttcttcttcttcagttgccaTGCGTCCTATGGGACAAGGTATTCCgataccagcaggccgtggcagaggccgtggaggggcttccagttctggcggtccttcaaaccgcttatatgctttagctagcagacaggatcaggaggcgtcgccaaatgtggtcacaggtatactatcgattttctcccgagatgtatatgcattgatagacccaggatCCACACTGTCATATATTCACCCtttgttgtaa